The genomic segment CTCAGGACTGATGCTTCTTCGCCTCCGCCTTTTTCTCCTCAAAATATTCCTCAGCCTTGTGCTTGCCGGTTTCGTCAATGATGTAAGTATGCTCCAGCTGTCCGGCAAGGCTTTTCCGGACGCTGTCCCGGTATTCCTGCCGCAGTGCCGCCTGCTCCTGCTTTTCCGCCTCGGTCAGACCCTCCGCCTTGGATTTCCGGTACAGTGCGCTGATCCGATCCATTTTTTCCTGTGTCATATCC from the Ruminococcus champanellensis 18P13 = JCM 17042 genome contains:
- a CDS encoding DUF896 domain-containing protein, whose product is MTQEKMDRISALYRKSKAEGLTEAEKQEQAALRQEYRDSVRKSLAGQLEHTYIIDETGKHKAEEYFEEKKAEAKKHQS